A region from the Hypomesus transpacificus isolate Combined female chromosome 11, fHypTra1, whole genome shotgun sequence genome encodes:
- the si:ch211-195b21.5 gene encoding uncharacterized protein si:ch211-195b21.5 isoform X1 produces the protein MYRGFPNPGEYARGPAPFVHPQHGPPMMGPRYGGPYGPPPNAPPPRHLPPGPCRSFLPAASNNEYIHSRSMGDHYINTQPHCSSFSIDRSTVITMGNQQILPPDIQQNPNHLKAHQKDKSDKAGEDFLRCLEANQPLPDYLKENIASSLSELGIPPGTILDRGYERQRLRSKSRSRSRARSKSRARSKSRARSKSRARSKSRARSKSRARSKSRAKSRCRSKSRARSRSKSHGKSRGRSKSRARSKSRTRSKSRTRGKSRARSRSRARSRSHSRGRNQGRMSPSQGFSGHTSALNTDLLQGLKRVMNCKELEDRLPAIKNAILTIQAGNMGMNSKPSGFQGQPTTSQDQSIPSVNDSMLLPHERVGNDFSWLQGTSEEETKKEEVDVEDEESFLYGNGNDSQRQPSSSLQFTEQSQPMAPSTTYQGHVETSHAGQAYSLNQPLFRNLGELLGDLKPRGQGTASAPTVKTEHTGQQPNSSLPPDVKEVEKIKNMMKHIGLNLGTSDISKIMSKLQEQKEAKLPSPALPVEAGKQEVKITIPAFGTPDVQQALVSLQSLIKATKEKRAKCDQHSQRSTDRKQDDNEGKMRTREALRSRKEALVKELEGLLKDDGSEFLIPVIGFYCQKCEEFIGDLNTAEAHAANHRRNNSSAKHADREDTEPHHHQSKHSHLQERRDQRDHRDQRDPRHLDLKRKLDDDSRGHKSDREKVYVKEEKPAPPRLSMTTVRGHTPPGLLKSRGRDDEARMDKGSAFFSPASGKHGTIKEEEDDGRGKLSKEDGGKKDSDTNSCSSSESDRGKSPKGQKKKKEKKKKKEKKKKKKEKKKKKEKEDKS, from the exons ATGTATCGTGGTTTTCCTAATCCAGGAGAATATGCCCGTGGCCCGGCTCCGTTTGTCCACCCACAACATGGACCGCCAATGATGGGCCCCCGCTATGGAGGGCCCTACGGCCCGCCACCGAATGCTCCACCACCCAGACATTTGCCCCCTGGACCATGTCGTTCCTTTTTACCTGCTGCATCAAACAACGAATACATTCATAGTAGATCCATGGGGGACCATTATATCAAT ACTCAACCACACTGTAGCAGTTTTTCCATTGATCGCAGCACAGTGATCACTATGGGCAATCAGCAGATCCTCCCTCCAGATATACAGCAGAACCCCAACCATCTAAAGGCCCATCAGAAAGATAAAAG CGACAAGGCAGGGGAAGACTTTCTCAGATGCCTTGAAGCCAACCAGCCACTCCCCGATTATCTGAAAGAGAACATTGCCTCCAGCCTGTCTGAACTGGGGATACCGCCAGGTACAATATTAGACAGAGGATATGAGAGGCAGAGGCTCAGAAGCAAAAGCCGCAGTCGAAGCCGGGCGCGGAGTAAGAGCCGGGCGCGGAGTAAGAGCCGGGCGCGGAGTAAGAGCCGGGCGCGGAGTAAGAGCCGGGCGCGGAGCAAGAGCCGGGCACGGAGCAAGAGTCGAGCTAAAAGCCGCTGCAGAAGCAAAAGTCGAGCGAGAAGCCGGAGTAAGAGTCACGGAAAAAGCAGAGGGAGAAGCAAGAGTAGAGCCCGCAGTAAGAGCAGGACCCGCAGTAAGAGCAGGACCCGGGGGAAGAGCAGGGCAcggagcaggagcagggcccGGAGCAGGAGTCACAGTCGTGGGAGGAATCAGGGCCGGATGAGTCCCAGTCAGGGTTTCAGTGGTCACACTTCGGCACTCAACACCGATCTGTTACAGGGGCTAAAACGAGTGATGAACTGTAAGGAATTGGAAGACCGCCTACCTGCCATCAAGAATGCCATCCTTACTATTCAG GCAGGAAACATGGGCATGAACTCGAAGCCCAGTGGCTTCCAAGGGCAGCCTACCACAAGCCAGGACCAGTCCATACCATCAGTGAATGACAGTATGCTCCTCCCGCATGAGCGAGTGGGAAACGACTTTTCCTGGCTCCAGGGCACCAGTGAGGAagaaactaaaaaagaagaagtgGATGTCGAGGATGAGGAGTCGTTTCTTTATGGGAACGGAAATGACAGTCAGAGACAACCATCCTCCTCACTTCAGTTCACTGAGCAGTCCCAGCCCATGGCACCGTCCACTACCTATCAAGGCCACGTAGAGACTTCACATGCAGGTCAAGCCTACTCCCTGAACCAGCCTCTCTTCAGAAACCTTGGAGAGCTCCTTGGGGACCTCAAGCCACGTGGTCAAGGGACCGCTTCCGCGCCCACGGTGAAGACTGAGCACACAGGTCAGCAGCccaactcctccctccccccagatgTGAAAGAGGTCGAGAAGATAAAGAACATGATGAAGCACATTGGTCTGAACCTGGGGACGTCGGACATCAGCAAGATCATGTCCAAGCTGCAGGAGCAGAAGGAAGCCAAACTGCCATCGCCGGCGCTGCCCGTAGAAGCAGGAAAGCAGGAGGTCAAAATTACTATTCCTGCATTTGGGACTCCGGACGTACAACAAGCACTTGTGTCTTTGCAGTCTCTCATCAAAG CAACCAAGGAGAAGCGGGCCAAATGTGATCAGCATTCTCAAAGGtccacagacaggaagcag GATGACAATGAGGGTAAAATGAGAACGAGAGAAGCCCTGAGGAGCAGAAAAGAAGCCCTGGTGAAGGAATTGGAAGGGTTGCTGAAGGATGATG GCTCAGAGTTTTTAATCCCAGTGATAGGGTTCTACTGCCAGAAGTGTGAGGAGTTCATAGGAGACTTGAACACTGCAGAAGCCCATGCAGCGAACCACCGTCGCAATAACTCCAGTGCG AAACatgcagacagagaggacaCAGAACCCCACCACCATCAAAGCAAACACTCCCacctgcaggagaggagagaccagagggatCACAGGGATCAGAGAGATCCCAGACATCTGGACCTCAAGCGCAAACTGGACGATGACTCCAGGGGGCACAAGAGCGACCGTGAGAAGGTCTACGTGAAGGAGGAGAAACCTGCGCCCCCCAGGTTGTCGATGACAACGGTAAGAGGGCACACTCCTCCGGGCTTGCTgaagagcagagggagggatgatgaggCCAGAATGGACAAAGGCTCTGCTTTTTTTTCACCTGCTAGCGGAAAACATGGCACaatcaaggaggaggaggacgacggGAGGGGCAAACTCTCCAAGGAAGATGGCGGTAAAAAAGACAGTGATACTAACAGCTGCAGCAGTAGCGAAAGTGACAGAGGCAAGTCCCCCAAAggacaaaagaagaagaaagagaagaagaagaagaaagagaagaagaagaagaagaaggaaaagaagaagaagaaagagaaggaggacaagTCCTAG
- the si:ch211-195b21.5 gene encoding uncharacterized protein si:ch211-195b21.5 isoform X2, whose product MYRGFPNPGEYARGPAPFVHPQHGPPMMGPRYGGPYGPPPNAPPPRHLPPGPCRSFLPAASNNEYIHSRSMGDHYINTQPHCSSFSIDRSTVITMGNQQILPPDIQQNPNHLKAHQKDKSDKAGEDFLRCLEANQPLPDYLKENIASSLSELGIPPGTILDRGYERQRLRSKSRSRSRARSKSRARSKSRARSKSRARSKSRARSKSRARSKSRAKSRCRSKSRARSRSKSHGKSRGRSKSRARSKSRTRSKSRTRGKSRARSRSRARSRSHSRGRNQGRMSPSQGFSGHTSALNTDLLQGLKRVMNCKELEDRLPAIKNAILTIQAGNMGMNSKPSGFQGQPTTSQDQSIPSVNDSMLLPHERVGNDFSWLQGTSEEETKKEEVDVEDEESFLYGNGNDSQRQPSSSLQFTEQSQPMAPSTTYQGHVETSHAGQAYSLNQPLFRNLGELLGDLKPRGQGTASAPTVKTEHTGQQPNSSLPPDVKEVEKIKNMMKHIGLNLGTSDISKIMSKLQEQKEAKLPSPALPVEAGKQEVKITIPAFGTPDVQQALVSLQSLIKATKEKRAKCDQHSQRSTDRKQDDNEGKMRTREALRSRKEALVKELEGLLKDDGSEFLIPVIGFYCQKCEEFIGDLNTAEAHAANHRRNNSSAKHADREDTEPHHHQSKHSHLQERRDQRDHRDQRDPRHLDLKRKLDDDSRGHKSDREKVYVKEEKPAPPRLSMTTRKTWHNQGGGGRREGQTLQGRWR is encoded by the exons ATGTATCGTGGTTTTCCTAATCCAGGAGAATATGCCCGTGGCCCGGCTCCGTTTGTCCACCCACAACATGGACCGCCAATGATGGGCCCCCGCTATGGAGGGCCCTACGGCCCGCCACCGAATGCTCCACCACCCAGACATTTGCCCCCTGGACCATGTCGTTCCTTTTTACCTGCTGCATCAAACAACGAATACATTCATAGTAGATCCATGGGGGACCATTATATCAAT ACTCAACCACACTGTAGCAGTTTTTCCATTGATCGCAGCACAGTGATCACTATGGGCAATCAGCAGATCCTCCCTCCAGATATACAGCAGAACCCCAACCATCTAAAGGCCCATCAGAAAGATAAAAG CGACAAGGCAGGGGAAGACTTTCTCAGATGCCTTGAAGCCAACCAGCCACTCCCCGATTATCTGAAAGAGAACATTGCCTCCAGCCTGTCTGAACTGGGGATACCGCCAGGTACAATATTAGACAGAGGATATGAGAGGCAGAGGCTCAGAAGCAAAAGCCGCAGTCGAAGCCGGGCGCGGAGTAAGAGCCGGGCGCGGAGTAAGAGCCGGGCGCGGAGTAAGAGCCGGGCGCGGAGTAAGAGCCGGGCGCGGAGCAAGAGCCGGGCACGGAGCAAGAGTCGAGCTAAAAGCCGCTGCAGAAGCAAAAGTCGAGCGAGAAGCCGGAGTAAGAGTCACGGAAAAAGCAGAGGGAGAAGCAAGAGTAGAGCCCGCAGTAAGAGCAGGACCCGCAGTAAGAGCAGGACCCGGGGGAAGAGCAGGGCAcggagcaggagcagggcccGGAGCAGGAGTCACAGTCGTGGGAGGAATCAGGGCCGGATGAGTCCCAGTCAGGGTTTCAGTGGTCACACTTCGGCACTCAACACCGATCTGTTACAGGGGCTAAAACGAGTGATGAACTGTAAGGAATTGGAAGACCGCCTACCTGCCATCAAGAATGCCATCCTTACTATTCAG GCAGGAAACATGGGCATGAACTCGAAGCCCAGTGGCTTCCAAGGGCAGCCTACCACAAGCCAGGACCAGTCCATACCATCAGTGAATGACAGTATGCTCCTCCCGCATGAGCGAGTGGGAAACGACTTTTCCTGGCTCCAGGGCACCAGTGAGGAagaaactaaaaaagaagaagtgGATGTCGAGGATGAGGAGTCGTTTCTTTATGGGAACGGAAATGACAGTCAGAGACAACCATCCTCCTCACTTCAGTTCACTGAGCAGTCCCAGCCCATGGCACCGTCCACTACCTATCAAGGCCACGTAGAGACTTCACATGCAGGTCAAGCCTACTCCCTGAACCAGCCTCTCTTCAGAAACCTTGGAGAGCTCCTTGGGGACCTCAAGCCACGTGGTCAAGGGACCGCTTCCGCGCCCACGGTGAAGACTGAGCACACAGGTCAGCAGCccaactcctccctccccccagatgTGAAAGAGGTCGAGAAGATAAAGAACATGATGAAGCACATTGGTCTGAACCTGGGGACGTCGGACATCAGCAAGATCATGTCCAAGCTGCAGGAGCAGAAGGAAGCCAAACTGCCATCGCCGGCGCTGCCCGTAGAAGCAGGAAAGCAGGAGGTCAAAATTACTATTCCTGCATTTGGGACTCCGGACGTACAACAAGCACTTGTGTCTTTGCAGTCTCTCATCAAAG CAACCAAGGAGAAGCGGGCCAAATGTGATCAGCATTCTCAAAGGtccacagacaggaagcag GATGACAATGAGGGTAAAATGAGAACGAGAGAAGCCCTGAGGAGCAGAAAAGAAGCCCTGGTGAAGGAATTGGAAGGGTTGCTGAAGGATGATG GCTCAGAGTTTTTAATCCCAGTGATAGGGTTCTACTGCCAGAAGTGTGAGGAGTTCATAGGAGACTTGAACACTGCAGAAGCCCATGCAGCGAACCACCGTCGCAATAACTCCAGTGCG AAACatgcagacagagaggacaCAGAACCCCACCACCATCAAAGCAAACACTCCCacctgcaggagaggagagaccagagggatCACAGGGATCAGAGAGATCCCAGACATCTGGACCTCAAGCGCAAACTGGACGATGACTCCAGGGGGCACAAGAGCGACCGTGAGAAGGTCTACGTGAAGGAGGAGAAACCTGCGCCCCCCAGGTTGTCGATGACAACG CGGAAAACATGGCACaatcaaggaggaggaggacgacggGAGGGGCAAACTCTCCAAGGAAGATGGCGGTAA